In the Wyeomyia smithii strain HCP4-BCI-WySm-NY-G18 chromosome 2, ASM2978416v1, whole genome shotgun sequence genome, one interval contains:
- the LOC129724355 gene encoding protein germ cell-less has product MGNVVNKISSPIQAMRGRKRKRDDDDSDGNEENADLLDKSLATPKRKKLISTAKYIYQALFKEERNSDITVHALGKVWHLHKVYLSQSPYFSSMFNGSWREADEDYVHIEIIDPKVTIESLFSVFGSLYMDEVVLEPREIVSILATATLFQLDSLIDRCAEVMIETTNAETAVKYYEAACEYGVKTVKQSTFNWLLVNLLSLYYKTGKWLRLISIELMELLVASSDLYVMQTELSLYTLLRFWMFLKLNVTSDSDCEKISSSDEQMQYFAQRQSSVPFLSTVKGKPFEKSFRALRLHNLLNHHVDIKVLKQDNIIPWDWLNEPLFQQWNSMLLIDQSLDKGPKEVDDRLFLETCIRCGRTLPENEYLKWRWTGFNFGLDLILISDTKTIRVKRHHRTENERLLSLQVKRQFLIRVSVASLNELRQIKHQQTSPIQSIALDKNEEAMLIMFDKELTYPLLISVNMLVVSPTRKNVNSTVIGSPTAGPSNSSGQQSKGSREPVVDEESLDASGNNTVMDS; this is encoded by the exons ATGGGAAACGTGGTGAATAAAATATCCAGCCCTATACAGGCGATGCGAGGCCGAAAGCGCAAACGGGATGATGACGATTCGGATGGTAACGAGGAAAATGCTGATCTTCTGGATAAATCATTGGCCACTCCCAAGCG AAAAAAGCTGATCTCAACGGCAAAGTACATCTACCAAGCGTTGTTCAAGGAGGAACGCAACTCGGACATCACGGTGCACGCTTTGGGTAAGGTGTGGCACCTGCACAAGGTATATCTAAGCCAGAGTCCGTACTTCTCAAGCATGTTTAACGGATCTTGGCGGGAAGCGGACGAGGATTATGTTCATATCGAGATAATTGATCCCAAGGTTACCATTGAATCGTTATTCTCGGTTTTTGGGTCACTTTATATGGACGAGGTGGTGCTAGAGCCGAGGGAAATTGTTTCCATTCTAGCTACGGCAACACTTTTTCAGCTGGATAGCTTGATAGATCGATGTGCAGAAGTGATGATCGAAACTACCAACGCAGAG ACTGCGGTCAAGTACTATGAAGCAGCATGCGAGTATGGTGTGAAAACCGTCAAACAATCCACATTCAACTGGTTGCTGGTGAATCTGCTCAGTTTGTACTACAAAACGGGGAAGTGGTTGCGGTTGATTAGCATCGAGCTGATGGAACTGTTGGTCGCAAGTTCCGACCTGTACGTTATGCAAACGGAGTTGTCCCTCTACACTCTTCTTAGATTTTGGATGTTTTTGAAGCTTAACGTAACGAGTGACTCCGATTGTGAGAAAATTTCATCTTCCGATGAGCAAATGCAGTATTTCGCACAAAGACAGAGTTcggtaccgtttttgagtacgGTAAAAGGAAAACCGTTCGAAAAAAGTTTTCGAGCATTGAGGTTGCACAATTTGCTGAACCATCATGTAGATATTAAGGTACTGAAACAGGATAACATCATTCCATGGGACTGGTTGAACGAACCATTGTTCCAACAGTGGAATAGTATGTTACTCATTGATCAATCGCTGGACAAAGGTCCCAAGGAGGTAGATGACAGGCTGTTTCTGGAAACCTGCATACGATGTGGCAGAACGTTACCCGAAAACGAATATCTCAAGTGGCGTTGGACCGGATTCAACTTCGGCTTGGACTTGATACTAATATCGGATACGAAAACCATACGAGTAAAGCGACACCACCGGACGGAAAATGAACGACTGTTAAGCCTGCAGGTGAAGCGACAGTTTCTTATCAGGGTATCTGTGGCCTCTCTCAACGAACTACGGCAAATCAAACATCAGCAAACATCACCCATTCAGTCGATTGCGTTGGATAAGAACGAGGAAGCCATGTTGATCATGTTTGATAAGGAACTTACATACCCACTGCTGATATCCGTCAATATGCTAGTGGTTTCGCCCACTAGGAAGAATGTTAATAGTACTGTTATTGGATCACCGACGGCTGGTCCGTCAAATTCCAGTGGACAACAGTCTAAGGGATCACGAGAACCGGTTGTCGATGAAGAATCACTGGATGCTAGTGGCAACAACACAGTGATGGATTCCTGA